One genomic segment of Stigmatella erecta includes these proteins:
- a CDS encoding DUF2019 domain-containing protein: protein MKLEELVEQFAANVAAQTDAIWKGDAKTGNKHARRYSAAFDKLRAHGDAGRDALAVLLKHPRMDIRVTAAACLLRHRTAEAKAVLEEASKGEGLIPFEAQQALQRWEEGTWALDPA from the coding sequence ATGAAGTTGGAGGAACTCGTTGAGCAGTTCGCCGCGAACGTTGCTGCGCAGACCGATGCCATCTGGAAGGGAGACGCAAAAACAGGGAACAAGCATGCCAGAAGGTATAGCGCCGCATTCGACAAGCTACGAGCCCATGGAGATGCTGGGCGAGATGCACTTGCTGTTCTTTTGAAACACCCGCGCATGGATATCCGGGTAACAGCAGCGGCCTGCCTGCTGCGCCATCGCACAGCGGAGGCCAAGGCGGTGTTGGAAGAGGCCTCGAAGGGCGAGGGACTGATCCCATTCGAAGCGCAGCAAGCCTTGCAGCGGTGGGAGGAAGGTACCTGGGCTTTGGATCCGGCATGA
- a CDS encoding MopE-related protein has product MALATGKLLDNVASSLLIGAPGTGAALRGSAYVVPVTVPLDDINALSANTTFTGEADGNRLGSAVALGDFLASAGKGFALGGPGFSTNQGIVYPVDKSQLSGGIKPFGTSSPRFRGMAAQDQAGTAITVGDITGDGVDDLIVGVPFYDTSTTTTDTGAVYAFPGPVPLSAAGIVNSAPIKLLGSPPQSGYQAGSSLAVVDINADGKNDLVVGAPRYDVGNMADAGAVFVFFGPLSGVQSFSTPGLTLTGGTAGELAGATVVNAGDLDKDGRQDLLIGAPASGGTAGKAYLLYGGAISSSSISLGTLPRFMGTPSDQAGAALLGPGDINADGFNDVLIGAPGHTTNTGAVYVVYGTAARFPASTALGVGARYTGPANGSEAGRALAALGDVDGDGAADFAVGAPGFTSNSGAVYLILGHGPRWWYPDNDNDRFGKDVGATRQCGEPAPNSKQALVGGDCDDSDSSMNPHAPEVCDEGTEKDNNCDGLKGDELGSGAGGTKTWARDGDGDKYIYYKTVTSTPTCAPPASTGWINFADTKGVECDPPEGTTNPNFTTDNDATIHQFAPEVCDNKDNDCNGAVDDDPAFWANWYPDADKDTFGAKENAKKQCAAPAGHVSNDTDCDDTSNISYPGAPEICDTKDNNCNNTVDEGVLITYYRDADGDGHGVLAQTLQACSKPTGYAAISDDCNDSATNGAQMYPGKAEVCDGLDNNCNFDTDEGVKTSFHLDADKDGHGNPYVFVLACTAPNGYAASNQDCNDSSATTKPGVSEVCDGKDNNCNGTVDEGVLLEWYPDADSDGVGTTQVSFRILACAAPAGYVASHADCHDGNATVKPGIAEVCDALDNDCDGSIDEGLPPISWYSDADGDGFGNASGTALVACRLPGAGYVSNKTDCNDGNARINPAQVEVCEPAGQPQTDNNCDGSTENAVNGTPWYRDADSDGFGTRAETLKRCTQPAGYVTTDTDCADNNPLRNPGKQELCEQDPDAGQVDNDCDNDSSDVDPTIPVEDGGTRLWYGDADKDGHAGPGFKLRWCTNPSNLTDGGTTITQGAYLATEPDDCNDSNSSVFQRLTWYEDQDRDGCGNADAGVVSCGSPAGCGFPFVTNNKDLDDRDAGPCPP; this is encoded by the coding sequence ATGGCGCTCGCCACGGGAAAATTGCTCGACAATGTAGCCTCCTCACTCCTCATTGGGGCCCCGGGCACAGGTGCCGCGCTCAGGGGCTCCGCCTACGTCGTACCGGTAACCGTTCCTCTGGACGACATCAATGCGCTGAGCGCCAACACCACCTTCACGGGGGAGGCCGACGGCAACCGTCTGGGCAGTGCCGTGGCCCTGGGCGATTTCCTCGCCAGCGCGGGCAAGGGGTTCGCACTGGGAGGGCCTGGGTTCTCCACCAACCAAGGCATCGTCTACCCTGTGGACAAAAGCCAGCTCTCGGGTGGCATCAAGCCCTTCGGAACGAGCAGTCCACGCTTCCGGGGCATGGCCGCGCAAGATCAGGCGGGCACAGCCATCACGGTGGGCGACATCACCGGGGATGGCGTGGATGATCTCATTGTTGGGGTCCCTTTCTACGACACATCCACCACCACCACCGATACAGGAGCCGTCTACGCATTCCCGGGTCCCGTTCCGCTCTCGGCGGCGGGTATTGTCAACAGCGCCCCCATCAAGCTCCTCGGAAGCCCACCCCAGAGCGGCTATCAGGCCGGGTCCTCCTTGGCGGTGGTGGACATCAATGCGGACGGAAAGAACGATTTGGTCGTGGGAGCTCCCCGCTACGATGTTGGCAACATGGCCGATGCCGGCGCCGTGTTTGTCTTCTTCGGGCCACTCTCGGGTGTCCAGAGCTTCTCCACCCCGGGCCTCACACTCACCGGAGGCACCGCGGGAGAATTGGCGGGCGCCACGGTGGTCAACGCGGGCGATCTCGACAAGGATGGCCGCCAGGACCTCCTCATTGGCGCACCGGCATCGGGGGGCACGGCAGGCAAGGCTTACCTCTTGTACGGAGGGGCCATCTCCTCCTCCTCCATCTCCCTGGGCACGCTGCCTCGCTTCATGGGCACTCCCTCGGATCAGGCCGGAGCGGCCCTTCTGGGCCCAGGTGACATCAACGCCGATGGCTTCAACGATGTCCTCATTGGCGCCCCTGGCCACACCACCAACACCGGTGCCGTGTACGTGGTGTATGGCACAGCGGCCCGCTTTCCAGCCAGCACAGCGCTGGGGGTTGGAGCCCGTTACACGGGACCAGCGAATGGCAGTGAGGCAGGCCGGGCGCTTGCCGCTCTGGGAGACGTGGACGGCGATGGCGCAGCGGACTTCGCCGTGGGCGCGCCTGGTTTCACGTCGAACTCGGGAGCCGTGTATCTCATTCTAGGCCATGGCCCTCGGTGGTGGTACCCGGACAATGACAATGACCGGTTCGGGAAGGACGTCGGCGCCACACGGCAGTGCGGAGAACCCGCGCCAAACAGCAAGCAAGCCTTGGTGGGTGGCGATTGCGATGACAGCGACAGCTCAATGAATCCTCATGCTCCCGAGGTCTGTGACGAGGGAACAGAGAAGGACAACAATTGTGATGGACTGAAGGGGGACGAGCTTGGGTCTGGCGCAGGAGGTACCAAAACGTGGGCCCGGGATGGTGACGGCGACAAGTACATCTACTACAAAACCGTAACCAGCACTCCCACCTGCGCTCCTCCCGCCAGCACCGGGTGGATCAATTTCGCCGACACCAAAGGGGTCGAGTGTGATCCTCCCGAAGGGACTACCAATCCCAACTTCACCACTGACAACGACGCCACCATCCACCAGTTTGCCCCAGAAGTGTGTGACAACAAGGACAACGACTGCAACGGCGCCGTGGATGATGACCCCGCCTTTTGGGCAAACTGGTATCCGGACGCCGACAAGGACACCTTCGGCGCCAAGGAGAACGCCAAGAAACAATGCGCGGCTCCCGCAGGTCACGTCAGCAACGACACAGACTGCGACGACACGTCCAACATCAGCTACCCCGGAGCCCCCGAGATTTGCGACACCAAGGACAACAACTGCAACAACACCGTGGATGAGGGGGTCCTTATCACCTACTACCGGGACGCGGATGGCGACGGACATGGAGTGCTCGCCCAAACGCTCCAGGCCTGCAGCAAACCCACGGGCTATGCGGCCATCAGTGATGACTGCAACGACTCGGCTACGAACGGCGCACAGATGTATCCAGGCAAGGCCGAGGTCTGCGACGGCCTGGACAACAACTGCAACTTCGACACGGACGAAGGGGTGAAGACCTCCTTCCACCTGGACGCGGACAAAGACGGACATGGCAACCCATACGTCTTCGTGCTCGCATGCACGGCGCCCAATGGATACGCCGCGAGCAATCAGGACTGCAACGACTCGAGCGCCACCACAAAACCAGGGGTTTCCGAGGTTTGCGACGGAAAGGACAACAACTGCAACGGCACGGTGGACGAGGGGGTTCTGCTCGAATGGTACCCGGATGCCGACAGCGATGGGGTGGGGACCACCCAGGTGTCCTTCCGCATCCTCGCCTGCGCAGCCCCTGCCGGGTATGTGGCCAGCCATGCGGACTGCCACGACGGCAACGCCACCGTGAAGCCGGGGATTGCCGAGGTGTGCGACGCCTTGGACAACGACTGCGATGGCAGCATTGATGAAGGGTTACCGCCCATTTCCTGGTACTCCGACGCGGATGGTGACGGTTTCGGCAATGCTTCCGGAACCGCCTTGGTGGCTTGCCGCTTGCCTGGCGCGGGATACGTGAGCAACAAGACCGATTGCAACGATGGCAACGCCCGCATCAACCCAGCGCAGGTGGAGGTATGCGAACCCGCCGGTCAGCCGCAAACGGACAACAACTGCGATGGCAGCACCGAGAATGCTGTCAATGGCACCCCCTGGTACCGCGATGCCGACAGCGATGGCTTTGGCACAAGGGCGGAGACGTTGAAACGCTGCACTCAACCCGCCGGGTACGTGACTACCGACACTGACTGTGCTGACAATAATCCGCTCAGGAACCCAGGCAAGCAGGAGCTCTGCGAGCAAGATCCCGATGCGGGTCAAGTAGACAACGACTGTGACAATGACAGCAGTGATGTGGATCCCACCATCCCCGTGGAGGATGGAGGCACGCGCCTGTGGTACGGAGATGCGGACAAAGACGGCCACGCGGGCCCCGGCTTCAAGCTTCGCTGGTGCACCAACCCGTCCAATCTCACGGATGGTGGCACGACCATCACCCAAGGAGCCTATCTGGCCACCGAGCCGGATGACTGTAACGACTCCAACAGCAGCGTCTTTCAGCGCCTCACCTGGTACGAAGATCAGGACCGCGACGGCTGTGGGAACGCCGATGCCGGGGTCGTGTCCTGCGGCTCACCTGCTGGCTGTGGGTTTCCCTTCGTGACCAACAACAAGGATCTCGACGACAGGGATGCGGGCCCCTGTCCTCCCTGA
- a CDS encoding sensor histidine kinase, which produces MKLSLATRIFLGYAVVLVTFGAVSLFSVAELHRNQQEIRLISQGYQQLSQDAAALETFHTNQSKDTERLLDEESVDTRRALIRLARVYYPPLMAQRMASAQAKAREVLTFAPAGEMPFVRELEARFGELEAQHASHGRKAEAVFTALSTEAPNRQQVVELTADLRQLEATIGRELRVLRAALDHRIRERVDRVEERERGTGLAIIMLSLVAIIVGLGATLLSARTLRPVRTLIEGVSRIGRGDYTAQLGVQGEDEVAVLAREFDAMARSLQARESQLKAQAEALARAEQLAAVGRISAQIAHEVRNPLSSIGLNVEMLEDALAQASFSSPEVAHETKDLLTAVTREVDRLTEVTEHYLRMARPPHPTLVAEDVTEMLGSLLDFSREELERAGVQVVRDFAPDTPLVLADEAQLRQVFLNLVRNSREAMPGGGRLTVATRSFDTEVEVSVQDTGRGMPDKVRERLFEPFFSTKEGGTGLGLSVSQQILQAHGGSLSCLSSPGQGTTFVLRLPRA; this is translated from the coding sequence ATGAAGCTCTCGCTCGCCACGCGCATCTTCCTGGGCTACGCCGTGGTGCTCGTCACCTTCGGGGCGGTGTCCCTGTTCAGCGTGGCGGAGCTGCACCGCAACCAGCAGGAAATCCGGCTCATCAGCCAGGGCTACCAGCAGCTCTCCCAGGACGCCGCCGCCCTGGAGACCTTCCACACCAACCAGAGCAAGGACACCGAGCGGCTCCTGGACGAGGAGAGCGTGGACACGCGGCGGGCCCTCATCCGGCTCGCCCGGGTGTACTACCCGCCGCTAATGGCGCAGCGCATGGCCTCCGCCCAGGCCAAGGCCCGCGAGGTGCTCACCTTCGCCCCCGCCGGAGAGATGCCCTTCGTGCGGGAGCTGGAGGCCCGCTTCGGCGAGCTGGAGGCCCAGCACGCCAGCCACGGCCGGAAGGCCGAGGCCGTCTTCACCGCGCTGAGCACCGAGGCGCCCAACCGGCAGCAGGTGGTCGAGCTCACCGCCGACCTGCGGCAGTTGGAGGCCACCATCGGCCGCGAACTGCGGGTGCTGCGCGCCGCCCTGGACCACCGCATCCGCGAGCGCGTGGACCGCGTCGAGGAGCGCGAGCGGGGCACGGGCCTGGCCATCATCATGCTCTCCCTGGTGGCCATCATCGTGGGCCTGGGCGCCACCCTGCTCTCCGCGCGGACCCTGCGCCCCGTGCGCACCCTCATCGAGGGCGTCTCCCGCATTGGCCGGGGCGACTACACCGCCCAGCTCGGCGTGCAGGGCGAGGACGAGGTGGCGGTGCTCGCGCGCGAGTTCGACGCCATGGCGCGCTCGCTCCAGGCGCGCGAGTCCCAGCTCAAGGCCCAGGCCGAGGCGCTCGCCCGCGCCGAGCAGCTCGCCGCCGTGGGCCGCATCTCCGCGCAAATCGCCCACGAGGTGCGCAACCCCCTGTCCTCCATCGGCCTCAACGTGGAGATGCTGGAGGATGCGCTGGCCCAGGCCTCCTTCAGCTCCCCGGAGGTGGCCCACGAGACGAAGGACCTGCTCACCGCGGTGACGCGCGAGGTGGACCGGCTCACCGAGGTGACGGAGCACTACCTGCGCATGGCCCGGCCTCCCCACCCCACCCTGGTGGCCGAGGACGTGACGGAGATGCTCGGCAGCCTGCTCGACTTCTCCCGGGAGGAGCTGGAGCGGGCGGGCGTCCAGGTGGTGCGCGACTTCGCCCCGGACACCCCCCTGGTCCTCGCCGACGAGGCCCAGCTGCGCCAGGTGTTCCTCAACCTGGTGCGCAACAGCCGGGAGGCCATGCCCGGCGGGGGCCGCCTCACGGTGGCCACCCGGAGCTTCGACACAGAGGTGGAGGTGTCCGTCCAGGACACCGGCCGGGGAATGCCCGACAAGGTCCGGGAGCGCCTCTTCGAGCCCTTCTTCTCCACCAAGGAGGGGGGCACCGGGCTGGGCCTGTCCGTCAGCCAGCAGATTCTCCAAGCCCACGGCGGCTCGCTTTCCTGCCTGAGTTCACCCGGCCAAGGCACGACCTTCGTGTTAAGGCTTCCTCGCGCATGA
- a CDS encoding M16 family metallopeptidase: MSFTPHRDVLPSGLRVVTIETPHLHTALLSVYVRTGSRHETPQNNGVSHFLEHLFFRGSAGWPDTVKMNAAVEEVGGNLNGVTTRDHGYYYTPLHPDHVAVGMNIIGDMLTRPRLTDMEVERQIILEEMLDEVDEKGRDIDIDNLSKRLLFPEHPLALKIAGTRESVSALTHAQVLEHFARHYVTGNIVVTASGRVRHAEVMALAEQAFARLPHGPATTEEPPPPTPPGPRLHFVTHDESQTEFRLNFRIVPEHHEDFPALQILRRVLDDGLSSRLPYEIVEKRGLAYSLNASLDAFHDAGLFEIDGACAPEKASLVVEEVLRVLGTLCTDLVSDEEMARAKRRHRMLLEFAQDSTGELTGWFGGTELFRRPESFNRRADMVDAQTAGHVRDMARRYFARENLTVVAVGQRKGLQALQRVVQEAEALPKAPSALTGRRAG; this comes from the coding sequence ATGAGCTTCACACCCCATCGGGACGTCCTGCCCTCCGGGCTTCGCGTCGTCACCATCGAGACGCCTCACCTGCACACCGCCCTGCTGTCGGTGTATGTGCGCACGGGGAGCCGTCACGAGACGCCCCAGAACAACGGCGTCAGCCACTTCCTGGAGCACCTCTTCTTCCGGGGCAGCGCGGGCTGGCCCGACACCGTGAAGATGAACGCCGCGGTGGAGGAGGTGGGCGGCAACCTCAATGGCGTCACCACGAGGGATCACGGCTACTACTACACCCCCCTGCACCCGGACCATGTGGCCGTGGGCATGAACATCATCGGGGACATGCTCACCCGCCCGCGCCTCACGGACATGGAGGTGGAGCGGCAGATCATCCTCGAGGAGATGCTGGACGAGGTGGACGAGAAGGGCCGGGACATCGACATCGACAACCTGTCCAAGCGCCTGCTCTTCCCGGAGCACCCGCTGGCGCTGAAGATCGCCGGCACGCGCGAGTCCGTCTCCGCGCTCACCCATGCCCAGGTGTTGGAGCACTTCGCCCGCCACTACGTCACCGGCAACATCGTGGTGACCGCCTCGGGCCGGGTGCGGCACGCCGAGGTGATGGCCCTGGCCGAGCAGGCCTTCGCGCGCCTTCCCCACGGCCCCGCCACCACCGAGGAGCCGCCGCCCCCCACCCCGCCGGGCCCGCGCCTCCACTTCGTCACCCACGACGAGTCCCAGACCGAGTTCCGCCTCAACTTCCGCATCGTCCCGGAGCACCACGAGGACTTCCCCGCGCTGCAGATCCTCCGCCGGGTGCTGGATGACGGCCTGTCCTCGCGCCTGCCCTACGAAATCGTCGAGAAGCGGGGCCTGGCGTACTCGCTCAACGCCTCGCTGGATGCCTTCCATGACGCGGGGCTGTTCGAGATCGACGGGGCGTGCGCCCCGGAGAAGGCCTCGCTCGTGGTGGAAGAGGTGCTGCGCGTGCTGGGCACGCTGTGCACGGACCTCGTCTCGGACGAGGAGATGGCCCGCGCCAAGCGCCGGCACCGGATGTTGCTGGAGTTCGCCCAGGACTCGACCGGAGAGCTGACCGGCTGGTTCGGCGGCACGGAGCTGTTCCGGCGCCCCGAGTCCTTCAACCGCCGGGCGGACATGGTGGATGCCCAGACCGCCGGGCACGTGCGCGACATGGCCCGGCGCTACTTCGCCCGGGAGAACCTCACCGTGGTGGCGGTGGGCCAGCGCAAGGGCCTCCAGGCCCTCCAGCGCGTGGTGCAAGAGGCGGAGGCCCTGCCCAAGGCCCCCTCCGCGCTCACCGGCCGCCGCGCAGGATGA
- a CDS encoding tetratricopeptide repeat protein has translation MLSLLLPLACKDPEMAAVHARSESYEAKIAEGRTAIAALQPERAARSFREAANLRTEEIEPLLLLAEAYRIAGNEGPAILALKEAEAISPGNDPTIQKQMADLYRRGGHTEQAISTLVVLRDTQQLTDPELLSLARLQARQGSLDEAFKSLEPIQKARPDDADAKVVEAEILLLKGEELLAARLMDRLITENPGLMEARMLRVRYFLNSGFTAEAEQDLLTLAEEDAARPEVILLHARILNRLERPAEADTLLSKLVAAEPTGVEALAMLAETKLLLGQNKEAQGLVDKVLRLRSRFPRALYVRARALEAQGDKDGAVENYSYALSSDPRFAPALSRMWRIHRDAGHKMEAMASLEKIFFIGEASLEEKVALAQMYAESKIHLERGRKLIDEALAREPGNPDYVAIKAALTEAMPRKKKPKGPIILRGGR, from the coding sequence GTGCTGTCTTTGCTCCTCCCGCTTGCTTGCAAGGACCCGGAGATGGCCGCCGTGCATGCCCGCTCGGAGAGCTACGAGGCGAAGATCGCCGAAGGGCGGACCGCCATCGCCGCGCTCCAGCCGGAGCGGGCCGCGCGCTCTTTCCGCGAGGCGGCCAACCTGCGCACCGAGGAGATCGAACCCCTGCTGCTCCTGGCGGAGGCCTACCGCATCGCGGGCAACGAGGGCCCCGCCATCCTGGCCCTCAAGGAGGCCGAGGCCATCTCCCCGGGCAATGATCCCACCATCCAGAAGCAGATGGCGGACCTGTACCGGCGCGGGGGCCACACCGAGCAGGCCATCTCCACGCTGGTGGTGCTGCGCGACACCCAGCAGCTCACGGATCCCGAGCTGCTCTCCCTGGCCCGGCTTCAGGCGCGGCAGGGGAGCCTGGACGAGGCCTTCAAGTCCCTGGAGCCCATCCAGAAGGCGCGCCCGGATGACGCGGATGCCAAGGTGGTGGAGGCGGAGATCCTCCTGCTCAAGGGCGAGGAGCTGCTGGCGGCCCGGCTGATGGACCGGCTCATCACGGAGAACCCGGGCCTGATGGAGGCGCGCATGCTGCGCGTGCGCTACTTCCTCAACAGCGGCTTCACGGCGGAGGCGGAGCAGGACCTGCTGACGCTCGCGGAGGAGGACGCGGCGCGGCCCGAGGTCATCCTGCTCCACGCGCGCATCCTCAACCGGCTGGAGCGCCCGGCGGAGGCCGACACGCTGCTCTCCAAGCTCGTCGCGGCGGAGCCCACCGGCGTGGAGGCCCTGGCGATGCTGGCCGAGACGAAGCTCCTGCTGGGCCAGAACAAGGAAGCGCAGGGGCTGGTGGACAAGGTGCTGCGCCTCCGGTCGCGCTTTCCCCGGGCGCTCTACGTCCGGGCACGGGCGCTGGAGGCGCAAGGGGACAAGGACGGGGCGGTGGAGAACTACAGCTACGCGCTGAGCTCGGACCCCCGCTTCGCCCCGGCGCTCTCGCGCATGTGGCGCATCCACCGGGACGCGGGCCACAAGATGGAGGCGATGGCGTCCCTGGAGAAGATCTTCTTCATCGGGGAGGCCTCGCTCGAGGAGAAGGTGGCCCTCGCGCAGATGTACGCGGAGAGCAAGATTCACCTGGAGCGGGGGCGCAAGCTCATCGACGAGGCGCTCGCGCGGGAGCCGGGCAACCCGGACTACGTCGCCATCAAGGCCGCCCTCACCGAGGCGATGCCCAGGAAGAAGAAACCCAAGGGCCCCATCATCCTGCGCGGCGGCCGGTGA
- a CDS encoding phosphoribosylanthranilate isomerase: protein MCCIMSEEEALLAVRHGAAALGLVSHMPSGPGVISEERIAQIASKVPPPVGTFLLSSSTDVDALVAQHQRTRTNTLQLVDSLPAGRLQALRERLPGVRLVQVIHVTGPASLDEALSVAPWVDALLLDSGNPTLAVKELGGTGRIHDWEVSRRIREQAPIPVFLAGGLRPENVLEAVRQVGPYGLDICSGLRTDGRLDADKVFRFFSALDSLAPRARP, encoded by the coding sequence GTGTGCTGCATCATGTCCGAAGAGGAGGCCCTCCTCGCCGTGCGCCATGGGGCCGCCGCGCTGGGGCTCGTGTCACACATGCCGAGTGGGCCCGGCGTCATCTCCGAGGAGCGCATCGCGCAGATCGCCTCGAAGGTGCCGCCGCCCGTGGGCACGTTCCTGCTCTCCTCCTCCACGGACGTGGACGCGCTGGTGGCGCAGCACCAGCGCACGCGGACGAACACCCTGCAGCTCGTGGACAGCCTCCCCGCCGGGCGCCTCCAGGCCCTGCGCGAGCGCTTGCCGGGCGTGCGGCTCGTCCAGGTCATCCACGTCACGGGCCCGGCCTCGCTCGATGAGGCGCTGTCGGTGGCGCCGTGGGTGGATGCGCTGCTGCTCGACAGCGGCAACCCCACCCTCGCGGTGAAGGAGCTGGGCGGCACGGGGCGGATCCACGACTGGGAGGTCAGCCGGCGCATCCGCGAGCAGGCCCCCATCCCCGTCTTCCTCGCCGGGGGCTTGCGCCCCGAGAACGTGCTGGAGGCGGTGCGCCAGGTGGGCCCTTACGGCCTGGACATCTGCTCCGGGCTGCGGACGGACGGACGGCTCGACGCGGACAAGGTCTTCCGCTTCTTCAGCGCCCTGGACTCGCTCGCGCCCCGCGCGCGGCCCTGA
- a CDS encoding DUF4388 domain-containing protein encodes MAPVRKILIADPDLDAVRMLSRALRQKGYQVHYAPDGARALEICVLRHPDLALFDEGCKLLEARTFIQILRTNPRTEDIPVVLTTTSLDVDRLRGMRLAAHLKKPFNLDEVLSRIEHIFRRSEAAKDLKSDTQEIEGSLSQLGIPDLMQILGMNKRSGKLNLERGSERGEITVADGRPANARLGRVEGEKALFRLLSWTEGTFTFAPGSSTARARITRGMDDALLEGMRQADEVNRLMPALPSRTTRLMIAPDADLPQDQHPVTAQVVDLLRQPRALGEVLDLAPATDLEVLGVLTTLMQKGVARVAEEDGSEGSGPLLGPAEMHSLRSRVLRGRAPLKVVTAKVFVCGNGPAVARRLFARLPGLAAVSAEPSAVKSGFGTLGHLELSEVLHLDFCVLPPAEAARPLWRPFSAGAVGALLMDASEGAVRLASYLAWEIRVPVVVVGEVVPEKLQGAPAGVLAQGDDLTEALRTLLIQALSPTPILPGSEPEPRVSASFG; translated from the coding sequence GTGGCCCCGGTCCGGAAAATCCTCATCGCAGACCCTGACCTCGACGCGGTCCGGATGCTCTCCCGGGCCCTGCGCCAGAAGGGCTACCAGGTGCACTACGCGCCGGATGGCGCGCGGGCGCTGGAGATCTGCGTGCTGCGCCACCCGGACCTGGCGCTGTTCGACGAGGGGTGCAAGCTGCTGGAGGCGCGCACCTTCATCCAGATTCTCCGCACCAACCCGCGCACGGAGGACATCCCGGTGGTGCTTACCACCACCAGCCTGGATGTGGACCGGCTGCGCGGCATGCGGCTGGCGGCCCACCTCAAGAAGCCCTTCAACCTGGACGAGGTGCTCAGCCGCATCGAGCACATCTTCCGCCGCTCCGAGGCCGCCAAGGACCTCAAGAGCGACACGCAGGAAATCGAAGGCTCGCTGAGCCAGCTGGGCATCCCGGACCTGATGCAGATCCTCGGGATGAACAAGCGCAGCGGGAAGCTGAACCTGGAGCGCGGCAGCGAGCGCGGAGAGATCACCGTCGCGGACGGCCGGCCCGCGAACGCGCGGCTGGGGCGGGTCGAGGGCGAGAAGGCGCTGTTCCGGCTCCTGTCCTGGACGGAAGGCACGTTCACCTTCGCGCCGGGCTCGAGCACCGCGCGGGCGCGCATCACCCGCGGCATGGACGACGCGCTGCTGGAGGGCATGCGGCAGGCGGACGAGGTGAACCGGCTGATGCCGGCGCTGCCCTCGCGCACCACGCGGCTGATGATTGCCCCGGACGCGGACCTGCCGCAGGATCAGCACCCGGTGACGGCGCAGGTGGTGGACCTGCTGCGCCAGCCGCGCGCCCTGGGCGAGGTGCTGGACCTGGCGCCGGCCACGGACCTGGAAGTGCTGGGCGTGCTCACCACGCTGATGCAGAAGGGCGTGGCGCGGGTGGCCGAGGAGGACGGGAGCGAGGGCAGCGGGCCGCTGCTCGGGCCCGCGGAGATGCACTCGCTGCGCAGCCGGGTGCTCCGCGGCAGGGCGCCCTTGAAGGTGGTGACGGCCAAGGTGTTCGTCTGCGGCAACGGCCCGGCCGTGGCGCGCCGCCTGTTCGCGCGCCTGCCTGGGCTGGCGGCCGTCTCGGCGGAGCCCTCGGCGGTGAAGAGCGGCTTCGGGACGCTGGGGCACCTGGAGCTGAGCGAGGTGCTCCACCTGGACTTCTGTGTGCTGCCGCCCGCCGAGGCGGCCCGGCCCCTCTGGCGCCCGTTCAGCGCGGGGGCGGTGGGGGCGCTGCTGATGGACGCCTCGGAAGGGGCGGTCCGGCTGGCCAGCTACCTGGCGTGGGAGATCCGCGTCCCGGTGGTGGTGGTGGGCGAGGTGGTGCCGGAGAAGCTCCAGGGCGCCCCCGCGGGGGTCCTCGCGCAGGGCGATGACCTGACCGAGGCCTTGCGCACGCTGCTCATCCAGGCCCTGAGCCCCACGCCCATCCTGCCGGGCTCCGAGCCTGAGCCGCGCGTGTCCGCCTCGTTCGGCTGA